CTCCAAGCGGTGGCAGGAGCGAGGCTGTTGCAAGGTGGGCCTCGCGAAGTTTGTCGCCAAGAAGCTTGGGATTCCCCATGAGGTCATCGATACCAGGGAGCGGTTCCGCCGGTCCGTGATCGACGACTTTGTCGGCGGCTATGTCAACGGCATCACCCCCAACCCCTGCGTCCGCTGCAATGAACGGGTGAAGCTGAGAACCCTGGTCGAGCTGGCGAGAGAACGGGAAGCGGACTATGTGGCGACCGGCCACTATGCACGCATCCTCCGCGAGAACGGCCGCTGGACCTTCCATCGGGCTCTGGACGCCAAGAAGGACCAGAGCTATTTCCTCTATCGAATCGATCCGGCATGGCTTCCCAGGACCCTATTCCCACTGGGAGAAATGCAGAAAGCAGATGTCTGGCAGGAGGCCGAGACGCTGGGGTTGCCGGTCGATGAGCTCAAGGAGAGCCAGGAGATCTGTTTTGTCAGTCATGGCGACTATCGGACGTTCCTCGAACAGGAGGCGCCTCAGGCCCATCGACCAGGACCGTTCACGGACGGCGAGGGCCGGGTGCTCGGCGAACACGAGGGCATTGCCTTCTACACGCCGGGGCAGCGTCGCGGGCTCGGCGTAGCCACGGGGCAGCGGTTGTATGTGCAGCGGGTCGAACCACAGACCAATGTCGTGGTCCTGGGGCCGGACGAATCGCTCTATTCGGAAGCCTGCGAGGTAAGCAACCTCCATGCCGTTGATCCTGATCGGTTGAATGGGCGCCGGGAGGTTGAGGTCAAGGTCCGATATGCGACGCCGGCCTCTACTGCTTCGATCGACCCCCTTGGTGAAGGTACCCTCCTCATCCGCTTTCACCAACCGCAGCGTGCGCTGACCCCGGGACAGTCCGCCGTCTTCTATGACGGGTCCAGGGTTCTTGGAGGAGGAATTATTAGTCCGGTCCGGCCGATCTAGCGCCTGAGCCGTCCTGCAACCCCCGCCCTCGCTCCCGAGCCTCGTTCTTGACAGTCCGCGCGTTTGAATGCTACGCTACGCCGCTTTTGTCGTGCCCACCGCACGCAGAACTCCTGCTGAGACAGGTCTGCCGTTTCAACACAACGGTATAAACGGTGAAGAAGACATCGGTAGCCCGCCGCTACGCAAAAGCTCTGTTTGAACTCCTGGACCAGTCGAGCCTCGCGCAGGCGCGCGCCTCGTTGACGGCGCTCGGAGAGGCTCTCCAGCAGTCCACAGACCTTCAGCATGTCATGGCCTCCCCCGCCTTCACCCTTGACGACAAGGTGAGGGTATTGACGGAACTCGGCAGGCGGTCCGGGTGCCCGCCGGTCGGCCAGAATTTCTTGAGTCAATTGGTCAAGACCAACCGGGTGGTTTTTCTCCCGGATATCGCCGAGGCCTTCGGTGCCATGGTCGATCAGTCGAAAGGGACGCAACCGGTTGAAATCGTATCGGCCAGACCGCTGGACCCCGCGGTTCATGAGCAGCTTAAAACACGGCTTCGCACGTCGCTCAAACGCGAGGTCGAACTTGCGGTGCACACGGACCCCGCCCTACTGGCCGGGCTGCAAATTAAGATCGGCAGCACCGTGTACGACAGTTCCCTGCGGAACCGGTTGAACAGTATGAAAACATTGCTCATGCGCGAATAGCGCGGCGAGGCTTTCTCGACAAGCGTTGGCAAGGAGAGGCAATGCAGATCAAAGCCGAAGAAATCAGCTCGATTATCAAGGAAAAGATCAAGGGATTCGATCAGGCCGTCGATGTGAGCGAGCGGGGCTCCGTCATCCAGGTCGGAGACGGCATCGCCAAGATCTATGGGCTTGAGGGGGCGATGGCCGGCGAAATGCTCGAATTCCCCGGCAACGTGTATGGCATCGCGCTCAACCTCGAGGAGGACAACGTCGGTGCCGTGTTGATGGGGGAAGACACGGGGATCAAGGAAGGCGATCCGGTCAAGCGAACGGGCCGCATTGCGGAAGTTCCGGTGGGAGAAGCGCTGGTCGGGCGCGTGACCAATGCCATCGGCCAGCCGATCGACGGGAAGGGGCCGATCAAATCCGATAAGACGCGCCGGATCGAGGTGGTGGCTCCCGGGGTCGTTACGAGACAGTCGGTCCGCGAGCCGCTCCAGACCGGGCTGAAGGCGATCGACGCGATGATCCCGATCGGCCGCGGCCAGCGCGAGCTGATCATCGGCGACCGGCAGACCGGCAAGACCGCCATCGCGGTCGATACCATCATCAACCAGAAGGGCCTGAACGTCTTTTGCATCTACGTGGCCGTCGGCCAGAAACGCTCCACCGTCGCCCGCGTGGTCAAGACGCTCGAAGAATACGGCGCGATGGACTACACGACCGTGGTTTCCGCCACGGCCAGCGACGCCGCCTCGCTGCAATTCCTGGCCCCCTATGCCGGAGTCGCGATGGGCGAGTATTTCCGGGATAGCGGCAAACATGCTCTGATCGTCTATGACGACCTGTCGAAACACGCCGCGGCCTATCGGCAACTGTCGTTGCTCCTGCGCCGGCCCCCCGGCCGTGAAGCCTATCCGGGCGACGTCTTCTACCTGCACTCCCGGCTGCTCGAACGGGCCGCAAAGCTGAGCGACAAGCTCGGCGGGGGCAGCCTGACGGCCTTGCCGATCATCGAGACGCAGGCGGGCGACGTCTCGGCCTATATTCCCACGAACGTCATTTCGATCACCGATGGGCAGATCTATCTGGCCAGCGACCTGTTCTATTCCGGCATCAGGCCCGCCATCAACGTCGGCCTGTCCGTGTCCCGGGTCGGCGGTTCGGCTCAGATCAAGACTATGAAGCAGGTCGCGGGGACCTTGCGCCTCGACTTGGCGCAGTATCGCGAGATGGCGGCGTTCGCGCAGTTCGGGAGCGAACTCGACAAGGCGACGCAGGCCCAGCTCAATCGCGGCGTGCGCATGGTCGAGCTGTTGAAGCAGGGCCAGTACAAACCGATGGCGGTGGCCGATCAGGTCCTCTCGATTTTTGCCGGTGTCAACGGGTTCCTGGACGACGTGCCGGTGAACAAGGTCCGGCAGTTTGAAGAGGATTTTCTTGCCTACGTGAAGCAGAAGCATCCGCAGGTTCGCCAGGACGTCGCCGCCAAGGGCAAGATCGATGAGGCCTTCGGTGGAGAACTGAAGAAGATCCTGACCTCGTTCAAGCAGGAGTACGGGTATACGACAAAGTAAGAGCTGAAACCGTCCATTGCCCTCGGCCGTTCAAAACGGTGCTCCAACGCGGCCGCAGGGAGCCTGGCGACTGAGTCGTACTGTTGCAGTACGTCACAAGGACAGGCGACTGAGAACGAAGTTGGGGGCCGTTTTCAACAAGCCGATATGCCCAGTCTACAGTCACTCCGCCGCAAGATCGCGGCGGTCAAGAATACACAGAAGATCACCAAGGCCATGAAGATGGTCGCGGCCGCCAAGCTCAAGCGGGCCCAGGACCGGATCCTGGCGTTGCGTCCCTACAGCCACAAGTTGCGGGGGGTGATGGCCAATTTGAGCACGCGCGTGAATCGCGCCGCGCATCCCCTGCTGCAGAAGCGGGGAGAGAAGGTCATCGAGGTCCTGGTGGTCACGAGCGATCGCGGGCTCTGCGGGGCCTTCAACGCCAACATTCTCCGCAAGTCCATGGAGGTGTTGCGCGAGTTCGAATCCCGCGGCGCCAAGGTCAGCGTCAGCATCGTTGGCCGTAAGGGCCGCGACTTCCTCACGCGGCGTCCCTGGACGATCAGACAGAACTGGATCGGGTTCTTGGACCGCCTCACGTTTGAGCACGGGGTCGATATCGGCAGCGAGTTGTCGGACGCCTATACTAAGGGCACGTTCGACGAACTGTACGTGGTCTATAACGAGTTCAAGTCAGCGATCCAACAGCGGGTCATCGTCGAAAAGCTCTTTCCGATCTCCGCCGATTTCTTGTTCGGCCAGGGTGATCAGGCGAGCGAAAGCCAAGCCGCGGGGGGCAGCTATCTCTACGAGCCGGATGAGGACCAGTTGCTGGAGGCCCTCCTGCCCAAGCACGTTCAAACGCAGGTCTATCGTATCCTGCTGGAATCGTTTGCCGCGTTTTACGGCGCGCAGATGGCGGCGATGGACGGGGCCACGCGCAACGCCGGCGAGCTGATCAAGAAGGTGACCCTGTACTACAACAAGACCCGCCAGGCGGCGATCACGAAAGAACTGATGGACATCGTCGGCGGCGCCGAAGCGTTGAAATAGAGTCGTCATCCGTCACACGTCATTGGTCAAGCGAATTGAGAACGTTCTCTTCATGGCACGATTGACGAATGACCATTGACGATTGACGAAGCGCTGAGAGTCGAAAGGAGCAAGCCGTGAGCACAGCCGGGAAAGTCGTTCAAGTCATCGGGCCGGTCGTCGATGCCGAGTTTCCGCCCGGACACCTGCCCAACATCTATAATGCGTTGCGGATCGAAGCCCCGGAAGACAAGCGGGCCGGGCGCCCCGAGATCAGGCTGACGCTCGAAGTCGCGCAACACCTGGGAGAAAACCGGGTCCGTGGCGTGGCGATGACCACCACGGACGGTCTCACCCGCGGGATGGAGGTCAAGGATACGGGAGCGCCCATCACCGTGCCGGTAGGTCGCGAAACTCTCGGCCGGTTAATCAACGTGTTGGGCGAGCCGGTGGATGAAATGGGGCCGATCCCGGCCAAGAAGTTCTATCCGATCCATCGCCCCGCTCCACGGCTCGAAGATCAGGAAACCAAGACCGAGGTGTTGGAGACCGGCATCAAGGTGGTCGATCTGCTGGAACCCTATTCCAAGGGCGGCAAGGTTGGGTTGTTCGGCGGCGCCGGCGTCGGCAAGACCGTCATCATCATGGAGCTGATCAACAACATCGCTCTGCACCACGGCGGCTACTCCGTGTTTGCGGGGGTCGGCGAGCGGACGCGTGAGGGCAACGACCTCTGGCACGAAATGCAGGAGTCCAAGGTCATCGATCCCAAGGATTTCGCCAAGTCGAAGGCCACGCTCGTGTACGGGCAGATGAACGAGCCGCCGGGCGCGCGGCTGCGCGTAGCCCTGACGGGCCTCACTTCGGCGGAATATTTCCGCGACGAAGAGGGCCAGGACGTGCTCCTGTTCGTGGACAACATCTTCCGGTTTACGCAGGCGGGATCCGAAGTGTCCGCCTTGTTGGGCCGCATGCCCTCCGCCGTCGGCTACCAGCCGACCTTGGCCACGGAGATGGGCGCGCTCCAGGAACGGATCACCTCGACCAAGAAGGGATCAATCACCTCGGTGCAAGCCATCTATGTGCCGGCCGATGACTTGACCGATCCGGCACCGGCCACGGCCTTCGCCCACTTGGACGCCACCACGGTGTTGTCTCGGCAACTCGCCGAGTTGGGCATCTATCCCGCCGTCGATCCCCTGGACTCCACCTCGCGGATCTTGGACCCGCAGACCGTTGGGCAGGAACACTATCAAGTGGCCCGCGGCGTGCAGGGCGTGTTGCAGCGCTATAAGGACTTACAGGACATCATCGCGATTCTCGGCATGGACGAACTGTCGGAAGACGACAAGATGGTCGTCGCGCGGGCCCGGAAGATGCAGCGGTTCCTGTCCCAGCCGTTCCACGTGGCGGAAGCCTTCACGGGCACGCCGGGGAAGTACGTGAAGCTCAAGGATACGGTGGCCAGCTTCAAGGCCATTCTCGAAGGGAAGTACGACCACCTGCCGGAACAGGCCTTCTACATGGTGGGCACGATCGACGAAGTCGTGGCGAAGGCGGAGAAGCTGGGATACAAGGCGTGAGCCGGCTTTCTCGATAAAAGAGAGCACAAAGGAAAAGATGGCAGGAAAGTTGTTGCTAGAAGTGGTGACGCCGGAGAAGCTCCTGTTGAGCCAGGAGGTCGATGAAGTCATTGCGCCTGGCTCGGAAGGTGAATTCGGCGTGCTGCCGGGCCATTGCCATTTTCTTTCGACACTCAAGATCGGCGAATTGCGCTACCGTTCCGGCAACAACACCGGGTACATGTCCGTCCTCTGGGGGTTTGCCGAAGTCACCCCGACCAAAGTCACCATCCTGGCGGAAATCGCCGAGAAGGCCGAAGAGATCGACATCGAACGGGCGCAGGCGGGGGTGGAAAAGGCCGAGGCCCGCTTGAAGGCCGGCACAATCTCCTCTGAACTCAAAGAAGCACAGATCAGCCTCGAAAAAGCCCGTCTGCGGAAAAAGATCGCTGAACGAGCCCGGCGCGGCGGACATGCCTAATTGCGTGACGATCATCCCGACCCCGATTCGTACCCTCCACGCCCTCATCGAATTCTGATCCGTCTCATACGGTTGCTTATCCTCCTCGTCCTCCTTGCTGGGGTGTATTACTACGCCATCCTGCCGCTGCTGGGAATGTTGGGCTTAAGAAACTAATCCATCTTCCCAAAGTCGATCACGCCTATCCGTCAGGGTTGGGAGCGACGCCCGTATGGTCCCTTGCTCCCGGAGCCCGCACGATCTGAATGTGCTCGCTCGACGGCCGCAGTAGGACCATACGGGCATCGCTCCCATGGGATAATTGCTCGGGAGGTAATGGCGAGAAACAACCTTTCCGCCCGTTGCTTCCCTCGTGTGCACAATTTGTTTAGGATTTGGAGTAAGAAGTCGCCTGGCACCATTTCATGGTTCTCATGTTGGCTGGGAAGTGGTTGTGACATCCTGACAAGTCGCTGACCGAGGTGAATTCTTGAGTAACGTGTGTGCGCTGTGCGACCGGAAGTGTGAATTGAAGCTCTCTCATATCATTCCGAAGTTTGTGATCGACTGGCTGAAGACCACTCAGCCAGGTTCGCTTAGAGCTGGAGGTGCTCCGAATCGCCGAATTCAAGATGCTTACAAGATCCCACTCTTATGTGGTGGATGTGAAAGCCAGTTTTCGAAATGGGAGACGAACTTCTGCAAAAAGGTGTTTGCTCCATATCATAGGAAGCAGTCAGCTAGCTTGGTCTATGGGCCATGGGCAAACAAATGTCTTGTTTCAATTTCCTGGCGCGTGGTTCATTTCATCAAACGCCAGTTTGGTATAAGACATTTCAGCCAGACCCAGACATATGAATTAGATAAGGCGATAAATAGCTGGCACCGCTTTCTTTCTGGAAATGAGATGTCCATTGGTCTCTATACACAACACCTTCTACCCCTCACGATAATTCACGAACATACGATTCCGAACCTCTCACCATTTATGAACCGTTATCTCATCGGTTCCGTCGACATCGATGTGATTCGGTCTGAAAGAATGGCATATGCATTTGCGAAACTTGGACAAATACTTCTCTTTGGTCGGATTATGGACGAGAACCCAGAACATTGGTCTGGTACGGAGGTCGCCGCTGACTCTGGCAAGATTGAACCGGGGCCCTACTCTGTCCACGCTGTGGTGATGGACTTTCTCAATGGGCGAGCTAACCGTGCAGGCTATCTATTATCCACTATGTCTAAAAAGCAAAAGGATCTTGTAGAAACTTCATTGATCAAGAATGTATCTGAATTCAGCAAAACAGATCTTGCCAGAGCTATGGCCGCCGATGTGTCTTTCTCTGGGAACCAAGCATTCGAAATAACCGGCAGCCAGGAGCCATCTGAATAATTGTGCTGATCAAGCAAGTGGAAACAATCTGCACAAAAGCATTTCCACTACTGAGCTAGCAGGCCATGCAGTTCCCCATCGAAGCCAAGCTGAAGGACGGGACGTCGGTGGAGTTGGTCCTGGCCGACCATCGGGATTGGCCGGCGCTGGCCGCTCTCTATGAGCGGATCGTGGCGGAAGGCATCTCCTATCCTCACGATCGGCCGCTGACGCTGGATCAGTTTCAAGACTATTGGGTGCGAGGCAAGAGCACGGTGGTCGCCTATGAACGGCCGCGGAAGGACCAGGCCGATCTGCTCGGGGCCTTCTACCTCAAACCGAACTGGCCCGGGCGGGCGAGGCATGTGGCGAACGCGGGCTTTATCGTGGCGCCGGAGTGGCGTCGTCGTGGCTTGGGGTGGCTGCTCGGCGCGGTGATGCTCGACTATGCCAAGTCCTTGGGCTATCGCAGCGTGCTCTTCAACCTCGTGTTCTCTGACAATCACGTTGCCCGAGGCTTGTGGGAGAAGCTGGGCTTCCGCGTGATCGGAACGATCCCGGGCGCCGTGCGGAAGAACGACGGCACCTACCAGGATGCCTTCATCATGTTCCGGTCGTTGCTGTCGGATGGACAGCGTTGATGGGGACTCGATCTGGGATTGTCCATAGTCCAGCCCCGTAGCCGATCGCGGGAGCGCATTTTGTCGAGAACAGGGTCAGCGGTAGGAACCGACGGGCTTCCTTGAGTTTTTGGGTTCGAACCGATTGGTCCATTCGACCAGCGGCCTGACGAGCCCGCGCATCTGGCCGCTGAAATCCCCGCGCGCCGAGTCGCCGGCCAGGGGATCCACGACGGTAAATCCTGCCGCCTGCCGTTCGAAAAAATGCACGTGGAAGGGTTCTTGGCAGAAGGCGCTCGGGCTCACGAAGAAGGTGCCCTCCGTCAGGAGGTTGCCAGGAATCCAGGCGGTTCCCACAAAACGGCCGACGGGCCGCACCGATCCCCGCCATTGCGGATCGAGATCGAACGTTTCGAACAGGTCGACGCCCTGTTCGTTCGTGATCGTCACGCTCGGCGTCACGGGCGAGCAGGGACGCAGCACCTCATATTCCATCTCGACCGCAAAGCTCTCGCGCACGTCGATGGTGTCCGTGAGTTCTCCGTCGCAGTTCTTGACCCGGATGCTGCACAGTCTCATGGTACTGTCGCCGGGGGCGGTCCGCAGGTCGGGCCACTCTCTGAAGGACCAATCGTCGAACCCTCCGTGCAGGTAGGACGAGACGACCTGGTGCGCCGGGCCATCCGCCACGAGCCGCCCTTTCTCCAGCAGCAGCACCCGATGGCAGAGTCGGCTCATGGCCTGCATGTCGTGCGACACGAGCACGATGGTCTGTCCCTTTGACCCGAGGTCCTGCATCTTCTGCATGCACTTCTTCTGGAACTGGAGATCGCCCACGGCCAACGCCTCGTCCACGAGCAGGATTTCCGGATCCAGATGCGCCCCGACCGCGAAGGCCAGCCGGACATACATGCCGCTGGAATAGCGTTTGACCGGCGTATCCAGAAACTGTTCGACGCCGGAGAAGGCGACGATTTCGTCGAATTTCTTCCGGATTTCTCGCCGCTTCATGCCGAGAATGCTGCCGGTGAGATAGATGTTGTCCCGCCCGGTCAGTTCGGGATGGAAGCCCGTTCCCACCTCCAGGAGCGTGCCGACCCGTCCGCGGACGACCGCGCGTCCGGATGTCGGCTCCGTCACCCTGGACAGGATTTTCAGCAGGGTGCTTTTGCCGGACCCGTTCCGGCCGATGATGCCGAACACGTGGCCGCGCGGGATTTCAAACGACACGTCCTTGAGCGCCCAGAGAGGTTGACGTCCGGATGCTCCGCCGGAAGATTCCGCGCGCCCGCGGAGCAGCGATGCGGCCTTCTGCGTGATCCGTTCCGCAAGAGAGCCGGAGGAGTCGGCCGACGTTCCGATATGATACTGCTTGGTCAGGTGCGCCGCCTCTATCGCGATATCGTTCACGGCATTCTCGCAGATGTTCTTGTCGCTCTGAGTGAACCCCTTCGGTCCCGGGACCGAAGGGAACGAGACGGGATGACCCTGTTCTCCAGGGGTGTGCCCGTGATGGTCGCGCACCGGATCGGGAAACCGCCGATCGCGGGCGTGCCAGTAGAACCGCTAGATTCAGAGCGAATGGTTACCAGTAGGCAAAGCGAAGATCAAAGCGGACGGAGGAGTACGGCATTCCTTTTATCGTATCGAGCGCATCCCGAACAGTCATGGGATTCTCCTCTATGTAGCTTTATCCTATACTCTTTATGACCGCGCGACGCAACCAGGCCTGTTCATTGATCGTCAGATTGTTATGACATCTTAGCGGACTTAATGCAGATGCGCCATGTCGAATGGCCGGTTGAAGTCGAAACACTGGGCCCAGACATTTGACGGTCAGTTAACAGGAGGGTCGCCTGTGTTGTGAACTAGGGGATTCCCTAGGCGGGCTTCAATGCGATCAGCGAGATGACCTCTACCGGTTTCCTCGAATGGCAAGATCTTTCCTGAACAGAGGGAAGGACGTTGGACCCAATCGGGCGCTTCATCCCGGCGCGACCGGTTGAGGGAAATCGGCGCTCGTCCGTGTGCGCCCATCGAGATCAGACGTGTCGGCCCGCCCCTCTTGTCCGAGGCGCCGGTGATCGATTTCAGGGAGCGGGTGTGCCAGGAATCTCGGAAGACGAGCGAGTGCGCAGGGGCAGGGCATCAAGCAGCCGATCGACCCACTTCGAAGGTAGCTTTTCGACCGATTCGCAAATTCTGGATTGCCACCAGGAGGAAATCTCGACGAGGTCCTCTTTCTGAAAGCGGTGCTCGGCGATATCGAAGGTATCGTGCCGATAGAGCACGACATCCAGGGGATACTCGACGCTGGTGGAACTGGTCCGCGTCGCGTCAAAGGCCAGGAACCCCACCTTCAGGGCAAGGTCCATGCTGGAGTTGTACCGCAGCACGCGGTCGAGCAGTGGTTTTCCGTAGCCGGTTTCGCCGATGATGCAGTACGGAGTGCCCTCGCTGACTTCCACCCAGTTGCCCTGAGGGTAGATGAGATAGAGCTTGTGTTCATGGTCATTCTCCAACTGTCCTCCCACGAGTGCGTGGAGATCAAACATCAACCCCGCCTTGTCGAGGGCTTGTTTATCTTCATCCGCCACCCGGCGAATCTGGGCCGCGAACACGTTGACGGCTTTGAACAGCTTGTCGAACGTCTGATCGCTCTCCCCGATGGCCTCGTCGAAATACGTCACGGCCTTGTCCCGCACGGAACGCAGCCCCGAGGTCATGAGAAACATCGAATGCCGGCCGTGCTGGTGAATGGAGACTTTCCGCGCCGTGATGCATTCCGCTCCGGTCGTCACTCTCGTGTCGGCGATCCCGACCAGCCCGTCCGCCACTTTCATGCCCAGACAAAAGGTCATTGTGCCTCCGCTCCCGTGATTGTACTGTGGATCGGACGGGGGGCAAAGAACGTATCAAAAATGGCCTCCCCGACGTGATTGAGGTGCGCTTGAAACCGGTCCACGAATTCATGCAGGCCGCCGGCGACGCATTCCTCGAGATCGGCGAAGTCCAACTCCGCGCGAAGCCGCCCCAGTCGTTTCTCGGCCTGGTTCTGGTAGGCTCCGTGCTCGGAGCCGGAGATGGCGTGCAGCGAATCCTCGCTCTTGATGAGACAGTACCGGATTGCCCTGGGAAAGGTGGCATCGAGGATCAGGAACGCGGTGACGCCGTTCGGCGAGATGCGGCCGAACCGTTTGTAATACATTTCAAGCGCGCTGGCCGACTTCAACAGCGCGGACCACTGGATGATGTCGAACGGCGTGCCGACCTCGGCCACGTTCGGCAGCAGCATGAAGTACTTGACGTCCAAAATACGGGACGTCTTGTCCGCCCGCTCCAGGAGGCGGCCGAGCCGGGCAAAATGCCAGCCTTCCCCGTGCGACATGGTGGCGTCGGTGATCCCCAGGAAGAGGTGGCTGGCGGCCTTGACCTCCGCCAAAAAGGCGTGCAGATTTCGGCTGGACAGTCCATGAGCCACGGCGTCTCGGACCATCAAGTGGAAGCGGTTGACCTGCTCCCACATGTCGGTGGAGATGATCTCGCGGACGGACCGCGCATTTTCCCGGGCGGCCGCCAGGCAGGACAAAATGGAATTGGCGTTCGCGGCGTCCGCCGACAGAAAGTGGATCACGGTCTCCTTCGTGGCCTTTCCATAGCGGCTCGTAAAACTCTCGTGATCGCCCGTGGTCGCCACCAAAGGCTCCCACTGCTCGGCCGTGCCTCCGGGAAGGTCGAGGGTCAGATTGAGGTTGACCTCGATGAAACGGGCATAGTTCTCCGCCCGCTCAATATACCGGTTCAGCCAGTAGATGGAACTCGCCACCCGGCTCAGCATCGTCGGCCGGTCGCCGGCTCGCCGCCGGTTCGCTGTTCGATGATGAACGCATCATTCATGAGAGGACCCACGTATCTTTGTTCCCGCCGCCTTGGGATGAATTCACCACCAGCGACCCTTTTCGCAGCGCCACGCGCGTCATGCCTCCCGGCAGCACATACACCGTTTGGCCATAGAGCACATACGGACGCAGATCCACGTGGCGTCCTTCCAAATGATCCTCGATCAAGGTGGGGACTCGAGAGAGGGCCAGCGTCGGCTGGGCGATGTAGTTGCGGGGATCGGCCTCAATGCGCCGGGCGCATTCCTCGCGCTCGTGCTGCGAGGCCTGCGGGCCGATCAGCATCCCGTATCCGCCGGCTTCATTGGTGGCCTTGACGACCAGTTGATCCAAATGCTCCAGGACATAGGTCCGATCCCGCCGGTCCGAGCAGAGGTAGGTCGGGACGTTCGGAAGGATCGGCTCCTCCGCCAGGTAATAGTTGATGAGCTTCGGCACGTACGCATAGATCGCCTTGTCGTCGGACACGCCCGTGCCGGGCGCGTTCACGAGGGCGACCCGCCCCTTCTTGTAGGATTCCATCAACCCGGGGACCCCGAGCACGGAATCGCGGCGGAACGCGAGCGGGTCCAAGTAGTCGTCGTTGATCCGCCGGTAGATCACGTCCACGCGCTGCGAGCCCTTGGTCGTCCGCATGTGGACGAATCCGTCCACGACCACCAGGTCGCTGGCTTCCACCAGTTCCACCCCCATCTTCTGGGCGAGCAAGGAATGTTCGTAGTAGGCGGAATTGAAGATGCCGGGCGTGAGAATCACAATCGTCGGGTCGGGCAGGTCCGACAAGTAGCGGAGGGTCTCCAGGAGCTGGTTCGGATAGCCATCGACCGGCCGCACGCGATAGGCGTCGAACAGCTCCGGAAACGTCCGTTTCATCACCTGCCGGGCTTCGAGCACATAGGCGACGCCGGACGGGCATCGCATATTGTCTTCGAGGACGTAATATCGGCCGTCGCCGATGCGGACCAGGTCGATGCCGGCGATGTGGCACCAGATGCCGCGGGGCGGATGAAGCCCCATGCAGGCCTGAAGAAACCCCTTGCTGGTGTAAATCAGCTCGCTGGGGATGACGCCGTCCTTGAGGATGCGCTGCTCGTGGTACACATCGTCGATGAACAGATTCAGGGCGCGCAGGCGTTGGGCCAGCCCGGATTCGATCTGCTCCCACTCCGATGCCGTGACGATCCGGGGGACGATGTCGAAGGGAAAGATCTGCTCATGCCCGCCGTCGCTTCCGTACACGCCGAAGGTCATGCCCATATTGAGAATGACGCGTTCGGCCGCTTGCTGGCGTTTCTTGAGTTCTCCTTCGGCCAGCGACGCAAACTTCCGCAGCAAGAGCGTGCTTTCGGGCCGTGGCTGGCCCGTTCCCTCGTACAGCTCGTCGTAGAACTCGCCCGGGTCATAGGCCGAGAATCTCATGAAAGATCCC
The DNA window shown above is from Nitrospira tepida and carries:
- a CDS encoding F0F1 ATP synthase subunit epsilon produces the protein MAGKLLLEVVTPEKLLLSQEVDEVIAPGSEGEFGVLPGHCHFLSTLKIGELRYRSGNNTGYMSVLWGFAEVTPTKVTILAEIAEKAEEIDIERAQAGVEKAEARLKAGTISSELKEAQISLEKARLRKKIAERARRGGHA
- the atpD gene encoding F0F1 ATP synthase subunit beta, which translates into the protein MSTAGKVVQVIGPVVDAEFPPGHLPNIYNALRIEAPEDKRAGRPEIRLTLEVAQHLGENRVRGVAMTTTDGLTRGMEVKDTGAPITVPVGRETLGRLINVLGEPVDEMGPIPAKKFYPIHRPAPRLEDQETKTEVLETGIKVVDLLEPYSKGGKVGLFGGAGVGKTVIIMELINNIALHHGGYSVFAGVGERTREGNDLWHEMQESKVIDPKDFAKSKATLVYGQMNEPPGARLRVALTGLTSAEYFRDEEGQDVLLFVDNIFRFTQAGSEVSALLGRMPSAVGYQPTLATEMGALQERITSTKKGSITSVQAIYVPADDLTDPAPATAFAHLDATTVLSRQLAELGIYPAVDPLDSTSRILDPQTVGQEHYQVARGVQGVLQRYKDLQDIIAILGMDELSEDDKMVVARARKMQRFLSQPFHVAEAFTGTPGKYVKLKDTVASFKAILEGKYDHLPEQAFYMVGTIDEVVAKAEKLGYKA
- the atpA gene encoding F0F1 ATP synthase subunit alpha, encoding MQIKAEEISSIIKEKIKGFDQAVDVSERGSVIQVGDGIAKIYGLEGAMAGEMLEFPGNVYGIALNLEEDNVGAVLMGEDTGIKEGDPVKRTGRIAEVPVGEALVGRVTNAIGQPIDGKGPIKSDKTRRIEVVAPGVVTRQSVREPLQTGLKAIDAMIPIGRGQRELIIGDRQTGKTAIAVDTIINQKGLNVFCIYVAVGQKRSTVARVVKTLEEYGAMDYTTVVSATASDAASLQFLAPYAGVAMGEYFRDSGKHALIVYDDLSKHAAAYRQLSLLLRRPPGREAYPGDVFYLHSRLLERAAKLSDKLGGGSLTALPIIETQAGDVSAYIPTNVISITDGQIYLASDLFYSGIRPAINVGLSVSRVGGSAQIKTMKQVAGTLRLDLAQYREMAAFAQFGSELDKATQAQLNRGVRMVELLKQGQYKPMAVADQVLSIFAGVNGFLDDVPVNKVRQFEEDFLAYVKQKHPQVRQDVAAKGKIDEAFGGELKKILTSFKQEYGYTTK
- the mnmA gene encoding tRNA 2-thiouridine(34) synthase MnmA, with protein sequence MARHTVILGMSGGVDSSVAASLLVAQGYDVRGVTLQVWEHEDETVATSKRWQERGCCKVGLAKFVAKKLGIPHEVIDTRERFRRSVIDDFVGGYVNGITPNPCVRCNERVKLRTLVELAREREADYVATGHYARILRENGRWTFHRALDAKKDQSYFLYRIDPAWLPRTLFPLGEMQKADVWQEAETLGLPVDELKESQEICFVSHGDYRTFLEQEAPQAHRPGPFTDGEGRVLGEHEGIAFYTPGQRRGLGVATGQRLYVQRVEPQTNVVVLGPDESLYSEACEVSNLHAVDPDRLNGRREVEVKVRYATPASTASIDPLGEGTLLIRFHQPQRALTPGQSAVFYDGSRVLGGGIISPVRPI
- the atpG gene encoding ATP synthase F1 subunit gamma, with translation MPSLQSLRRKIAAVKNTQKITKAMKMVAAAKLKRAQDRILALRPYSHKLRGVMANLSTRVNRAAHPLLQKRGEKVIEVLVVTSDRGLCGAFNANILRKSMEVLREFESRGAKVSVSIVGRKGRDFLTRRPWTIRQNWIGFLDRLTFEHGVDIGSELSDAYTKGTFDELYVVYNEFKSAIQQRVIVEKLFPISADFLFGQGDQASESQAAGGSYLYEPDEDQLLEALLPKHVQTQVYRILLESFAAFYGAQMAAMDGATRNAGELIKKVTLYYNKTRQAAITKELMDIVGGAEALK
- the atpH gene encoding ATP synthase F1 subunit delta; amino-acid sequence: MKKTSVARRYAKALFELLDQSSLAQARASLTALGEALQQSTDLQHVMASPAFTLDDKVRVLTELGRRSGCPPVGQNFLSQLVKTNRVVFLPDIAEAFGAMVDQSKGTQPVEIVSARPLDPAVHEQLKTRLRTSLKREVELAVHTDPALLAGLQIKIGSTVYDSSLRNRLNSMKTLLMRE
- a CDS encoding GNAT family N-acetyltransferase; translation: MQFPIEAKLKDGTSVELVLADHRDWPALAALYERIVAEGISYPHDRPLTLDQFQDYWVRGKSTVVAYERPRKDQADLLGAFYLKPNWPGRARHVANAGFIVAPEWRRRGLGWLLGAVMLDYAKSLGYRSVLFNLVFSDNHVARGLWEKLGFRVIGTIPGAVRKNDGTYQDAFIMFRSLLSDGQR